The following are from one region of the Nicotiana tomentosiformis chromosome 7, ASM39032v3, whole genome shotgun sequence genome:
- the LOC138895833 gene encoding uncharacterized protein, protein MDVSEPSQVLACVVSRSSLYGCFREDQYDDPRMIVLKDMIQHGDAKEVSIGDDGVLQMQGQLCVTNVDRLREFILEEAHSLRYSIHSGVVKMYQGLRQHYWWRRMKKDMVEYVARYLNC, encoded by the coding sequence atggatgtttcagagcccagtcaagttcttgcttgcgtggtttctcggtcttctctatatggtTGTTTTAGAgaggatcagtatgatgacccccgtatgattgtccttaaggacatgattcagcacggtgatgccaaagaggtttctattggagatgacggtgtgttgcAGATGCAAGGCCAGTTATGTGTGACCAATGTAGATAGGTTGCGTGAGtttattcttgaagaggcacatagtttgcgatactccattcattcgggtgttGTTAAGATGTATCAGggtttgaggcaacactattggtggaggagaatgaagaaagacatggtggagtatgtagctcggtacctaaattgttag